Below is a genomic region from Alphaproteobacteria bacterium.
GCCCCTACGACGGCTTCATGCTTGAGGTCGAGATCGATTTCGACAACCCCTTGATCGCGCACCAGAGCTGGCAATTCGATGCCGCCCTGGGCACCTTCAAGGACCAGTTGTGCCGCGCCCGCACCTTTGGCTTCCTTGACGACGTCGAGGCGCTGAGGGCCCGCGGCCTGGCCCGCGGCGGCTCGCTGGAAAACGCCATCGTGGTCGGCAGCGAAGGCGTCATTAATCAGGATGGACTGCGCTACGGCAATGAATTCGTGCGCCACAAGGCCCTCGATGCGGTCGGCGACCTTTATCTCGCCGGCGCCCCGCTCTTGGGCCGCTATCACAGTCAGCGCGGCGGCCACAGCCTCAACAACCGGCTGCTGGCGGCTTTGTTCGCCGATGCCGAGGCCTGGTGCCGGGTGACGGCGGGTGGTGCCCTGGCGGCCGCCCCCGCCCTGGCCCCGGACGAAGCTCCCGCCTGGCAGCCGGCCACCGCCGCCGCTATCGCCTGAAGGTATCTTTTGAGCTTGCCGGGCCGGCAACGGCACTTGCAATAATTTCGCCCGTGATATACTCCGCCGCGCTTGGCCCGAGCTTGGCCCGAGCTTGGCGGACGGATGAGGGTATGACGGTTTTGCAGCGATCGATGGCGTTTTGGCGCGGCCGACACAAGGCGGCATGGGCGGCACGGGCGGCACTCTTGCTGACGCTGGGTCTGGTGGTGGCCTGCTCGTCGGACGACGAACGCGAATACGTCGAGCGTCCGGTCGAGGATATCTACAACGAAGCCCACGCCACCATGCTGGCCAACGACTATTTCGAAGCGGCCGAGCTGTTTGACGAGGTCGAGCGCCAGCACCCCTACTCCACCTGGGCCACCAAGGCCCAGCTCATGGCGGCCTATTCCTATTACAAGATCAACGAGTACGACCAGGCCATCCTGGCCGCCGACCGCTTCCTGCAGCTCCACCCCGGCAACGAAAGCGCGCCCTACGCCTTTTATCTGATTGCGGTCAGCTACTACGAGCAGATCGCCGACGTCGGCCGCGACCAGAATGTCACGAAAATGGCCCTGGGATCCTTGCAGGAGTTGGTGCGGCGCTACCCGGCCAGCGAATACGCCCGCGACGCCCGCCTCAAGATCGACCTGGCCCGCGACCACCTGGCCGGCAAGGAGATGGAAATCGGCCGGTTCTATTTGCGCCGCGGCACGCCGATCGCCGCCATCAACCGCTTCCGCGTGGTCATCGAGGACTTCCAAACCACGAGCCACGCGGCCGAGGCGCTGCATCGGCTGACCGAGGCCTACCTGCAACTCGGGGTGACGAAGGAGGCACAGACGGCGGCCGCCGTGCTGGGCCACAATTTCCCCGGCAGCCCCTGGTACCAGGACAGCTACCTGCTGCTGACCGGCGTCGACCTGAGGCCACAGGGCGATCCCGAATCGTGGATCACCAAGACCTGGAAAAAGGTATTCTGAGGGGCAGGGTCAGGCGTTCTTTTGCAGGGCAAGGCGTCGATTGCGGGGGACAAATCGTGCCGCAACGAGATTGGCATCCGCCTCAAAGCTGTCGCAGGCTAATTTTACGGCAGTGGGGACAAGGTTACGGCGGTGATAGTTCTTGACGGTCGCCAACGATACGCCAAGCAAGTCCGCGGCTTCACTGTTCGAGAGGCCAAGTATCTTCTGCCAGGCCTTGAATTGGCTTCCCGTCATGTCCTCTTGAGCGCGCCCCAGCCGAAGAAGGGCGCCGGCCGAATAGTCAAGGCCGTTGTCCCACTCGATGCCGATGCCGTTATGGACCAAGTGGAAGAATTCAAATAGTTCGGGCTGATCAAGAAAGATCCGAAAATGCCTCGATCGGGCGCAGAGGCCCGCGAGGTTTGCGTACACCTCTTGACCGTCAGCGAATTCAGCATGGAATGATAGCGGGCCGCCCAGTTCCAGTTTCGTGATGCGTTCCACTTCACTCATGGAATTCTTCCCACTTGGCGAAAAGGAAATCCTGGTTGTCGAAGATCCAGGCGCGGGCCCGGCGTTCGGCCCTAGGCGACACCGAGCCGGCAAACACGGTGCCGTCACTGATGGCCAACTTTGCGGCGTTCCCGCCAGCAATGACGTGAACGTGCGGCGGGTTGTGGTCGTTGAAGTACATACGGACCTGAATCCCGTCAATTTCGATCAGCGTGGGCATCAATGAATAAAATATAGGCTAATATTTAGCCTAGTCAAGGGAGGACAAAAACAATACCAAGGCCGCTGTCGGCTGCCTCACAAATCCGCGAAGAAATCGTTGCCCTTGTCGTCGACGATGATGAAGGCGGGGAAATTCTCCACTTCGATGCGCCAGATCGCTTCCATGCCCAGTTCGGCATATTCCAGCACTTCGACTTTGCGGATGCAGTCCTGGGCCAAACGCGCCGCCGGACCGCCGATGGAGCCGAGATAGAAGCCGCCGTGTTTGGCACAGGCCTGGCGCACCTGGGCGCTGCGGTTGCCCTTGGCCAGGCTGATCAGGCTGGCGCCATGCTGCATGAAAAGGTCGACGTAGGCGTCCATGCGCCCGGCCGTGGTGGGGCCGAAGGAGCCTGAGGGCAGTCCCTCGGGCTGCTTGGCCGGGCCGGCGTAATAGATGATGTGGTCCTTGACGTAGTCGGGCAAGCCATCACCGGCGTCTAGCCGCTCCTTGAGCCGGGCGTGGGCGATGTCGCGGGCCACGATCAACGGGCCGCTGAGCGCCAGGCGGGTCTTGATGGGATGGCGGCCGAGCGTAGCCAGGATATCGGCCATGGGTGCGGCCAGGTCGATGGTCACGACGTCTTTTTCGAGACTGCTCTCATCGACTTCCGGCAGGTATTGCGCCGGATTGACCTCGAGCTGCTCGAGGAAGACACCGCCGGCGTCGATACGGCCCAGGATCTGGCGATCGGCCGAGCATGATACGCCGATGCCGACCGGGCACGAGGCACCGTGGCGGGGTAGCCGGATGACGCGCACGTCGTGGCAGAAGTACTTGCCGCCGAACTGGGCGCCGATGCCGTTTTGGCGGCTGAGCCCGAGCACCGCCGCCTCGAGATCAAGATCACGGAAGGCGCGGCCACTGGCGTCGCCGCTGGTGGGCAGGGTATCGAGATAGTGGCAACTGGCCAGCTTGACCGTCTTCAGGTTCAACTCGGCCGAGGTGCCGCCGATGACGATGGCCAGGTGATAGGGCGGGCAGGCGGCGGTGCCCAGCGTGCGCATTTTCTGGTCGAGAAAAGCGAGCAGCGTTTGAGGGTTCAAAAGCGCCTTGGTCTCTTGGAAAAGAAAGGTCTTGTTGGCCGAGCCGCCGCCCTTGGCGATGAAAAGGAACTTGTAGGCGGCACCGGCTTCGGCCTGGATGTCGATCTGGGCCGGCAGGTTGGAGCCGGTGTTGACCTCTTCGTACATGTCCAAGGGCGCCATCTGCGAATAGCGCAGGTTGCTGGTGGCAAAGGTTTCGGCGATGCCGCGGCTGAGCGCCGCCTCGTCGTGACCCGCCGTCCAGACGTACTGGCCCTTCTTGGCAACCACGATGGCGGTGCCGGTATCTTGGCAACTGGGCAGCACCATGCCGGCCGAGATGTTGGCGTTCTTCAAAAGCTCGAGCGCCACGTAGCGGTCGTTCTCCGAGGCCTCGGGGTCAATCAGGATAGCCCGCAACTGGGCCAAGTGGCTGGGCCGAAAGAGGTGGGCCACGTCGCGCATGGCCTCGGCCGCCAGCAGGCTCAGCGCTGCCTCGTCGACTTTGAGCACGGTCTCCCCGCCGAGCTCCTGGATCTCGACGAAATCGCCCTCCAAGCGGCGCCAGGGTGTCTCTTGGGCAGCAAGCTGAAAGAGGGGCTGATAGTCGCTGTCAGGCAACGATCTATTTCTTGCGAAAGCTGTCCAGCACCACAACCTCGGCCGTGCCGTCGTCGGGGCCATCGTCCTGGACCTCGCTGACGGCTGCCGTTGTCGGGGCATTGTCGCCCACCGGCAGCTGCCTCTCGTCGGTGCGGAACTGCAGCCCGAATTCGACGCTGGGATCGGCGAAACCGGTGAGCGCCGAGAAGGGTACGACCAGGCGTTCGCTCTTGCCGCTGAAGCTCAGCGTCACGGCGAACTGCTCGTTGGTCACCTCGAGATCCCAGAACTGGTGCTGAATGACGATGGTGATCTCGTCGGGATAACGTTCGCGCAAATAGCTCGGTATTTCGACCCCGGGATCGCCGGTCAGGTAGGAGACGTAGAAGTGATGCTCGCCCGGCAGACCGCCCACGGCCACGTACTCCAGCGCCTCGCGCACCACGCCCTTGAGCGCGCGCTCGACGATATCCTTGTATTGCATCAGGTCTTCGACCATCGCGGAGACAATACTAATGCCCCGGCAGACCAAGTCGACCATGAAATTTTTTGATTGATGTCGCCGAGCCGCCCGCCGAACCCCGAAGAGCACCCCCGCCGGGCCAGCCTCGACGGCTGCCGCGGCCAAGCGCGCGGATGCGCGCGCCCGGTGAGGGCCTAAATAAAGTGGAGGGCTTCTGTTGCCAGGTGCCCCCCGAACCCCGCAGTTAACTGCTAAGCAGCAACTGCAAATGCCTCGTTGTCGTTGGCATTTGTGAATGTGACCCGATAACGGTGGTATCATGCCGGGCGAAAAGTACACCTTTAATACGCACGTCGATCCTGTGTCGCCCCCAGCAAAACCGCACCGCCAATCGAGCCTCCCGGCGCGCCGCCGGGTCATGCGGTTATGGTGGAGGCGCCGGGTACTGCCCCCGGGTCCGTAACGCCTATTTCGCGCACCGTTTATCGCCATAGTCGGTTGCCCGACACAATGTATATAGGCTTTTTTGCCGCTTTTTGGAAGTGCCGCGAGAGCATCTGTTGGCGCCGCGCGGCGGCCGGCGTTATGGTGCTGATCGTCTGCCAAGGAGATCAGCGATGCACGTGACGCCCGAGCAAGAGGCCGAGATCGAGGCCCAACGGCAAGAAACCTTCAGCACCCGCCGCAACACCTCGCCCGGGCTCGAGGAAATCCTCTACCAGGTCATTCCGGTCCTCGACCACGGTTTCATCCGGGTGGTCGACTACATGGGCGACGACAGCGCCGTGGTGCAGGCGGCGCGGGTCTCCTACGGTCGCGGCACCAAGGCCGTACGCGGCGATGCCGGCCTTATCAACTACCTCCTGCGCCACCGCCACACCACGCCCTTCGAGATGGCCGAGATCAAGTACCACGTCAAGCTGCCGATCTTCGTGGCGCGCCAGTGGATCCGCCACCGCACCGCCAACGTCAACGAATACTCGGCCCGCTATTCCATCCTCGACAACGAATTCTACATCCCCGCCCCCGAGGCCCTGGCCGCCCAGTCGACGGAGAACCGCCAGGGTCGCGGCGATTTGCTGACGGGCGACGAGGCAGCACGGGTGTTCGAGCTGTTGCGCCGCGACTCGGAGCAGAGCTACGCCGATTATCAGGAAATGCTCAACGAGGACGCCCAAGGAGAGCCCCTCGATCCCGACCGCCAGGGCTTGGCCCGGGAGCTGGCGCGCATGAACCTCTCACTCAACTTCTATACCCAGTGGTACTGGAAGACGGACCTGCACAACCTCATGCATTTTCTCTCGCTACGCGCCGACGTGCACGCCCAATACGAAATTCGCATCTACGCCGAGGCCATGCTGGAAACCATGAAGAGCTGGGTGCCGCAGACCTACGACGCCTTCGTCAACTACCGTTACGGCGGCGCCCACCTGTCGTCCAAGGGCCTCGAAGCGGTCAAGCGCCTGATCGCCGGCGAAGAGGTCGAACAGGCCGCCAGCGGCATGTCCAAGCGCGAATGGACGGAGCTGATGGAGACGCTGGGACGGGCGCAGTAGCCCTCCCCTCCCCTACTGCACGACGATGCGTGGTGCCTGGCTGGCGCTCTCCTGCTCGGCCGCAACTATTTTCTCGCCCAGCCGCCGGGCGATGGTCAGGAAGGCCTGGGCCTCGGCACAGTCGGGATCATGAACCACGATCGGCGTGCCGGCATCGGAGGTCTCGCGGATGCCCAGCGAGATCGGGATCTCGCCCAGGAACTCGACACCCAGGCGCTCGGCCTCGCGCCGCGCGCCGCCGTGGGAGAAGATCTCCGAGCGCTCGTCGCAGTGCGGGCAAACGAAAAAGCTCATGTTCTCAATCAGGCCGAGCACCGGCACATCGACCTTTTCGAACATCGAGATGCCTTTGCGGGCATCGGCGAGCGCCACATCCTGCGGCGTCGACACGATGACGGCGCCGCTCAGGGGCACGCGCTGGGCCATGGTCAGGTGGGCGTCGCCCGTGCCCGGCGGCAGATCCACCACGAGCACGTCGAGCTCGCCCCATTTGACGTCGCGCAGCAACTGTTCCAGCGCACTCATGACCATCGGGCCGCGCCAGATGGTGGCGGTGTCATCGGGCACCAAAAAGCCCATCGACATGCAGACCACGCCATGGTTCTGCATGGGCAGCAGATAACTGCCGTCGGGCGACAGCGGCTGGCCGCCGATGCCCAGCATGCGAGGAATCGAGGGGCCGTAGATGTCGGCGTCGAGAATGCCCACGGCACGGCCCTCGGCCGCCATCCCGAGCGCCAGGTTGACGGCCGTGGTCGACTTGCCGACCCCGCCCTTGCCCGAAGCCACGGCGACGATCGAGGTGACGCCGGGCAGGCTCTGGGGCGCCGGCCGGGGGCCGCCGGGACCGGCAGCAACAGCGGGGGCCGGGGCGGCGGCCCGGTGGGCGGTCAAAACGGCGCTGACGGACAACACGCCGGGCAAGGCATGGACGGTCTTTTCGCAGAGCTGGCGCAAAGGTTCCTTGGCGGCGCCATCCTCGGGCGCCACCTCGATGGCGAAGGCGACGTGGCCGTCGCGGATCTGCAGGCCGCCGATCATGCCCAGGCCGACCACGTCGCCGCCCTGATCGGCGTCGTCGATGGCGCCTAGCGCCGCCAATATTTGTTCTTCCGTCACCGTCACCATGCTTGAAATCCTTACAATCGTGCCAATATCATCGACACCCCGGCCGGGGTGGCGAAATTGCCGCCGGCACCTCGCGTTGCGCCCGCCGGCTAGCTGTCATATAACGCCGGGACGCGCAATGGAAAGACTTCCGCGGCGCGATATCGTATCGGACCATTCCAACGAGCAGGAGACATAACCCGATGTCTTGGAGAAACCAGGGCGGTGGCTGGCAAGGCGGTGGCGGTGGCGGCGGCGGCGGCGGCCCCTGGGGACAGGGCCCCGGCGGCGGCGGTGGCGGCCCCCAGCCACCCGATCTCGAGGAACTCCTGCGCAAGGGCCAGGACCGCTTTCGCGGCCTGCTGCCCAGCGGCGGCGGCGGCCTGCGGGGCATTGCGCTCATCGTGCTGATCTTGATCGCCGTCTGGGGGGCTAGCGGCTTCTACCGCGTCGATGCCTCGGAACAAGGCGTGGTGCTGCGCTTCGGCGAATGGGTCAACACCACCCAGCCGGGGCTCAACTATCACCTGCCGGCGCCCATCGAGAGCGTCGTCCTGCCCCAGGTCACACGCATCAACCGCATCGACGCGGGCTACCGCACGGCGGGCAACACTGGTCGCGCGACGGCCAGCCGCGACGTGCCGGAAGAGAGCTTGATGCTGACCGGCGACGAAAACATAGTCGACATCGAC
It encodes:
- a CDS encoding DUF4160 domain-containing protein produces the protein MPTLIEIDGIQVRMYFNDHNPPHVHVIAGGNAAKLAISDGTVFAGSVSPRAERRARAWIFDNQDFLFAKWEEFHE
- a CDS encoding outer membrane protein assembly factor BamD; translation: MAFWRGRHKAAWAARAALLLTLGLVVACSSDDEREYVERPVEDIYNEAHATMLANDYFEAAELFDEVERQHPYSTWATKAQLMAAYSYYKINEYDQAILAADRFLQLHPGNESAPYAFYLIAVSYYEQIADVGRDQNVTKMALGSLQELVRRYPASEYARDARLKIDLARDHLAGKEMEIGRFYLRRGTPIAAINRFRVVIEDFQTTSHAAEALHRLTEAYLQLGVTKEAQTAAAVLGHNFPGSPWYQDSYLLLTGVDLRPQGDPESWITKTWKKVF
- a CDS encoding ClpXP protease specificity-enhancing factor SspB — protein: MVEDLMQYKDIVERALKGVVREALEYVAVGGLPGEHHFYVSYLTGDPGVEIPSYLRERYPDEITIVIQHQFWDLEVTNEQFAVTLSFSGKSERLVVPFSALTGFADPSVEFGLQFRTDERQLPVGDNAPTTAAVSEVQDDGPDDGTAEVVVLDSFRKK
- the thyX gene encoding FAD-dependent thymidylate synthase; the protein is MHVTPEQEAEIEAQRQETFSTRRNTSPGLEEILYQVIPVLDHGFIRVVDYMGDDSAVVQAARVSYGRGTKAVRGDAGLINYLLRHRHTTPFEMAEIKYHVKLPIFVARQWIRHRTANVNEYSARYSILDNEFYIPAPEALAAQSTENRQGRGDLLTGDEAARVFELLRRDSEQSYADYQEMLNEDAQGEPLDPDRQGLARELARMNLSLNFYTQWYWKTDLHNLMHFLSLRADVHAQYEIRIYAEAMLETMKSWVPQTYDAFVNYRYGGAHLSSKGLEAVKRLIAGEEVEQAASGMSKREWTELMETLGRAQ
- the lpxC gene encoding UDP-3-O-acyl-N-acetylglucosamine deacetylase, encoding MRQQTLRNPISCTGIGLHSGVRVAMTLRPAEAGSGIVFRRLDRPAPVADVAARWDGVSDTTLGTTIGNDEGTSVATVEHLMAALYGCGVDNAIVELDGGEVPIMDGSAAPFVFLIECAGLIEQIPERSSICVLKTVEVEDDDRYACLSPYDGFMLEVEIDFDNPLIAHQSWQFDAALGTFKDQLCRARTFGFLDDVEALRARGLARGGSLENAIVVGSEGVINQDGLRYGNEFVRHKALDAVGDLYLAGAPLLGRYHSQRGGHSLNNRLLAALFADAEAWCRVTAGGALAAAPALAPDEAPAWQPATAAAIA
- a CDS encoding Mrp/NBP35 family ATP-binding protein; protein product: MVTVTEEQILAALGAIDDADQGGDVVGLGMIGGLQIRDGHVAFAIEVAPEDGAAKEPLRQLCEKTVHALPGVLSVSAVLTAHRAAAPAPAVAAGPGGPRPAPQSLPGVTSIVAVASGKGGVGKSTTAVNLALGMAAEGRAVGILDADIYGPSIPRMLGIGGQPLSPDGSYLLPMQNHGVVCMSMGFLVPDDTATIWRGPMVMSALEQLLRDVKWGELDVLVVDLPPGTGDAHLTMAQRVPLSGAVIVSTPQDVALADARKGISMFEKVDVPVLGLIENMSFFVCPHCDERSEIFSHGGARREAERLGVEFLGEIPISLGIRETSDAGTPIVVHDPDCAEAQAFLTIARRLGEKIVAAEQESASQAPRIVVQ
- a CDS encoding fumarate hydratase; protein product: MPDSDYQPLFQLAAQETPWRRLEGDFVEIQELGGETVLKVDEAALSLLAAEAMRDVAHLFRPSHLAQLRAILIDPEASENDRYVALELLKNANISAGMVLPSCQDTGTAIVVAKKGQYVWTAGHDEAALSRGIAETFATSNLRYSQMAPLDMYEEVNTGSNLPAQIDIQAEAGAAYKFLFIAKGGGSANKTFLFQETKALLNPQTLLAFLDQKMRTLGTAACPPYHLAIVIGGTSAELNLKTVKLASCHYLDTLPTSGDASGRAFRDLDLEAAVLGLSRQNGIGAQFGGKYFCHDVRVIRLPRHGASCPVGIGVSCSADRQILGRIDAGGVFLEQLEVNPAQYLPEVDESSLEKDVVTIDLAAPMADILATLGRHPIKTRLALSGPLIVARDIAHARLKERLDAGDGLPDYVKDHIIYYAGPAKQPEGLPSGSFGPTTAGRMDAYVDLFMQHGASLISLAKGNRSAQVRQACAKHGGFYLGSIGGPAARLAQDCIRKVEVLEYAELGMEAIWRIEVENFPAFIIVDDKGNDFFADL